Proteins from a single region of Chromobacterium sp. ATCC 53434:
- a CDS encoding ABC transporter permease gives MTLTGRLTLVLRFIRRELVSGELTILGLALLVAVAAMSSVAFFSDRVEKALTTQATQLLAADLVLSGNEPAPEAIRAEARRRGLAMADNITFPSMVFAGGQATLAQYKAVSAGYPLRGETSARLADGSEPSGRLQPAPGSAWADARLISRLKLKLGDSISVGDISLKLSGVILREPDGSMDIYNFVPRLMFNSADLPATGLVQQGSRIRWRLLFAGEDRQLADFRSWLSRHKPPGARLENVEEMRPEIRTGLERARRFLGLSAMLTVALAASAVALVVRRYLQRHWQQVAVLRCLGLGSGEVWGLFVSLFLLLGLLAGLFGTLAGFGVQLGLMRLFSGYVGEMLPDPGALPWLIGPLAALLLLAGLALPPLMGIRDVSPAAVLRNELPPTRQGVIAPVLALATLLGLASWQVGEFSLAGWLLLAMLAFLAVSGALALGLVWALRRLPRGGRVGWRFGIANLARRRWLAVLQIASLSVGLMALLTLTVVRDDLIGAWQRSVPADAPNKFVINIQAGQLDAFRDAFAAQGRPVPELAPMARARLIAINEQPVRPAAYDSEQARRLAEREFNLSWRADLPPGNQVVAGRWWDEGKRVKPQFSVERGLADKLGIRLGDTLAFDLAGTTYRAKVSSLREVPWDSFRVNFFVIGTPGQFRQQPASWITSFRLEPADEAFANGLVERFPNLTVIDVGSILAEVRAMVDKLTRGIEAMFLLALAAGVLVLWASLTATRDERLADVGLMRALGASTRQVRSVVLAELVWLGAVSGLLAALGAMGIGVLASVKLFSLPVLLNGWLLPLGMAGGVLVVTLAGWPLVGKVTRTPPLTVLRAVS, from the coding sequence CACCCAGCTGCTGGCCGCCGACCTGGTGCTCAGCGGCAACGAGCCGGCGCCGGAGGCGATACGCGCCGAGGCGCGTCGCCGCGGCCTGGCGATGGCCGACAACATCACCTTCCCGTCGATGGTGTTTGCCGGCGGCCAGGCGACGCTGGCGCAATACAAGGCGGTCAGCGCCGGCTATCCGTTGCGGGGCGAGACCTCGGCGCGCTTGGCCGACGGCAGCGAGCCCAGCGGCCGCTTGCAGCCGGCGCCGGGCAGCGCCTGGGCCGACGCGCGGCTGATCAGCCGGCTCAAGTTGAAGCTCGGCGACAGCATCAGCGTCGGCGACATCAGCCTGAAGCTGAGCGGCGTCATCCTGCGCGAGCCGGACGGCAGCATGGACATCTACAATTTCGTGCCGCGGCTGATGTTCAACAGCGCCGATTTGCCGGCCACCGGTCTGGTGCAGCAGGGCAGCCGCATACGCTGGCGGCTGCTGTTCGCCGGCGAGGACCGGCAGCTGGCCGATTTCCGCAGCTGGCTGAGCCGGCACAAGCCGCCAGGCGCCAGGCTGGAAAACGTCGAGGAGATGCGGCCGGAGATCCGCACCGGCCTGGAGCGGGCGCGGCGCTTCCTCGGGCTGTCGGCGATGCTGACGGTGGCGCTGGCGGCGTCGGCGGTGGCGCTGGTGGTCAGGCGCTATCTGCAGCGCCACTGGCAGCAGGTGGCGGTGTTGCGTTGCCTGGGCCTGGGTTCCGGCGAGGTATGGGGCCTGTTCGTCAGCCTGTTCCTGCTGCTGGGCCTGCTGGCCGGCCTGTTCGGCACGCTGGCCGGCTTCGGCGTGCAGCTGGGCCTGATGCGGCTGTTCAGCGGCTACGTCGGCGAGATGCTGCCCGATCCGGGCGCGCTGCCGTGGCTGATCGGCCCGCTGGCGGCCTTGCTGCTGCTGGCCGGGCTGGCGCTGCCGCCGTTGATGGGCATACGCGACGTGTCGCCGGCGGCGGTGCTGCGCAACGAGCTGCCGCCGACGCGCCAGGGCGTGATCGCGCCGGTGCTGGCGCTGGCGACGCTGCTGGGACTGGCGTCGTGGCAGGTCGGCGAGTTCTCGCTGGCCGGTTGGCTGCTGCTGGCGATGCTGGCCTTTCTCGCCGTGTCCGGGGCCTTGGCGCTGGGCCTGGTGTGGGCGCTGCGGCGGCTGCCGCGCGGCGGCCGGGTCGGCTGGCGCTTCGGCATCGCCAATCTGGCGCGGCGGCGTTGGCTGGCGGTGCTGCAGATCGCCTCGCTGTCGGTCGGGCTGATGGCGTTGTTGACGCTGACCGTGGTGCGCGACGATCTGATCGGCGCCTGGCAGCGCAGCGTGCCGGCCGACGCGCCGAACAAATTCGTCATCAATATCCAGGCCGGCCAGCTGGACGCCTTCCGCGACGCGTTCGCGGCCCAGGGGCGGCCGGTGCCCGAACTGGCGCCGATGGCGCGGGCGCGGCTGATCGCGATCAACGAGCAGCCGGTGCGGCCGGCCGCTTACGACAGCGAGCAGGCGCGGCGGCTGGCCGAGCGCGAATTCAACCTGTCCTGGCGCGCCGATCTGCCGCCGGGCAACCAGGTGGTGGCGGGCCGTTGGTGGGACGAGGGCAAGCGGGTGAAGCCGCAGTTCTCGGTCGAGCGCGGCCTGGCCGACAAGCTGGGCATACGGCTGGGCGACACGCTGGCCTTCGACCTGGCCGGCACCACCTACCGCGCGAAGGTCAGCAGCCTGCGCGAGGTGCCGTGGGACAGCTTCCGCGTCAACTTCTTCGTCATCGGCACGCCGGGCCAGTTTCGCCAGCAGCCGGCCAGCTGGATCACCAGCTTCCGGCTGGAGCCGGCCGACGAGGCCTTCGCCAACGGGCTGGTCGAGCGTTTCCCCAATCTGACGGTGATCGACGTCGGCAGCATCCTGGCCGAGGTCAGGGCGATGGTCGACAAGCTGACGCGCGGCATCGAGGCGATGTTTCTGCTGGCGCTGGCGGCCGGCGTGCTGGTGTTGTGGGCGTCGCTGACCGCGACGCGGGACGAGAGGCTGGCCGATGTCGGCCTGATGCGGGCGCTGGGCGCCTCGACCCGCCAGGTGCGCAGCGTGGTGCTGGCCGAGCTGGTGTGGCTGGGCGCGGTGTCCGGCTTGCTGGCGGCGCTGGGGGCGATGGGCATAGGCGTGCTGGCGTCGGTGAAACTGTTTTCCTTGCCGGTGCTGCTGAACGGGTGGCTGCTACCGCTGGGCATGGCCGGCGGCGTGCTGGTGGTGACGCTGGCCGGCTGGCCGCTGGTGGGCAAGGTGACGCGGACGCCGCCGCTGACGGTGCTGAGGGCGGTTTCCTAG
- a CDS encoding DUF2946 family protein gives MQMDAMVLAAMAKWPNVPAVFGWLRLDARGQWWIKDQRLRHEAMADFFNRNYSRDGQGRCYVQNGPQKVYVELDAVPLAARRTPGGWRTLPCDDGAAPRAAWLTPDGMLLLEIGGELAALDDRDLPALLEEALPGWDGDMAALPPALRLDEAALPLVCETLPALLARYGIVARPR, from the coding sequence ATGCAGATGGACGCGATGGTGTTGGCCGCGATGGCCAAATGGCCGAATGTGCCGGCGGTGTTCGGCTGGCTCAGGCTGGACGCGCGCGGGCAGTGGTGGATCAAGGACCAGCGGCTGCGCCACGAGGCGATGGCCGATTTCTTCAATCGCAACTACAGCCGCGACGGCCAGGGCCGCTGCTATGTGCAGAACGGGCCGCAGAAGGTGTATGTCGAACTGGACGCGGTGCCGCTGGCGGCGCGGCGCACGCCCGGCGGCTGGCGTACGCTGCCCTGCGACGACGGCGCCGCGCCGCGCGCCGCCTGGCTGACGCCGGACGGCATGCTGCTGCTGGAGATCGGCGGCGAACTGGCGGCGCTGGACGACCGCGATCTGCCGGCCCTGCTCGAGGAGGCGCTGCCGGGGTGGGACGGCGACATGGCGGCCTTGCCGCCGGCGCTGCGGCTGGACGAGGCCGCCTTGCCGCTGGTCTGCGAGACGCTGCCGGCGCTGCTGGCGCGTTACGGCATCGTCGCCCGTCCCAGATGA